A genomic segment from Nicotiana tabacum cultivar K326 chromosome 9, ASM71507v2, whole genome shotgun sequence encodes:
- the LOC107823230 gene encoding RAF-like serine/threonine-protein kinase 20 isoform X2: MAFDQNSIPKDLRPLNIVRTVPEDSGIASVTTSGRPVEGFYGNPTRDVGGSPGTIPGVYYPTTVADAGFVGLGFTNAGPGATGWVPQVVPSQPPGVVSVGVMNSGSGSSKNLHFGARVSSNASDRASDDGGDDSVSGRKVKFLCSFGGRIMPRPSDGALRYVGGQTRIISVRREVSFAELVHKIVDTYGQDVVIKYQLPDEDLDALVSVSCPEDLENMMDEYEKLVERASDGSAKLRVFLFSASELESSGVVQLRDLQDSGQRYVEAVNGIGDGFSGIGITRKGSTASAGSTQNSEFSGSEAVDSLANGQGELRGIPAVDALSPSGTSATSQEPAYRLVYTDANPATHADAPVTPMTIPLVVPGPVPSLSAQPENALEKSVPVAAAQQRQMGYDMQQTGVTYPGTTPYVPTYVDPQRENLNRADYVQIPSQMGFPRQLLGTVGPVINQQHIIAGAPTQQFVPALHMTMTPSAHVSMNPNMVPSLIQPQHVRFENYPAEGTLGPRVVHFPVDQGYSAYQHQVPPAAYGWHQIPQSQQAPLSEGQVPPPLVTGSEALSRFDDCLMCQKSLPHAHSDTVAVEQRESPASITSDFNSVYHSLRLDERGRPIHRAVTTGTLGEGAVEQQGASVGQRIGGQGEVVGVSQNVDKQYEYDRNLQKPEFVPEHPKVSVPQGMIGLTGTMQSPYGVFVGAVPQPYHVNATEQLMVSPQYQIKQEVAVNKPVMPLPKVGVVPGQIVDNLCGESPKNYGGNTPAMPLKEDDVESLTAYNHLRQIEGRMENLLINPAEVLAPNEQSKPTVDNFRREDMLNNRVQQFGGREGYPGLVTSYVNPNEIPASSNDAPFMHNIRAAEGYEVSSHVTANATERTLAIGEWKDGPQHFQQMLSPTTTEMAVLDGTPPFVQESSNSLYSNQDPWSLQHDAHFPPPKPSKLQLKKEAAGTKDYSGENRFGNNIELPTVTKGGLQTQIRLEDGACLPSGSAEEMIKRELQAVAEGVAASVLQSSTPSNADLSISSTQLNAEFESADAGKDTKDKFEETKTQFPERANFGFPVSDGIGRLQIIKNSDLEEMRELGSGTFGTVYHGKWRGTDVAIKRINDRCFAGKASEQERMRDDFWNEAIKLADLHHPNVVAFYGVVLDGPGGSVATVTEYMVNGSLRNALQKNERNLDKRKRLVIAMDVAFGMEYLHGKNIVHFDLKSDNLLVNLRDPHRPICKVGDLGLSKVKCQTLISGGVRGTLPWMAPELLNGSSSLVSEKVDVFSFGIVMWELLTGEEPYAELHYGAIIGGIVSNTLRPPVPESCDADWRILMERCWSAEPSERPSFTEIANDLRVMQSKLPPKGQNQQSPPSANTNQAKS; the protein is encoded by the exons ATGGCTTTTGATCAGAATTCAATTCCTAAAGATTTGCGCCCGTTGAACATTGTTAGGACAGTGCCAGAAGACTCTGGCATTGCTTCTGTGACCACATCTGGTAGACCCGTTGAGGGGTTTTATGGTAACCCAACCCGGGATGTTGGAGGTAGTCCTGGAACTATACCTGGGGTTTATTACCCTACCACTGTAGCGGATGCTGGGTTTGTAGGATTAGGGTTTACCAATGCCGGCCCAGGAGCGACCGGTTGGGTCCCACAGGTTGTGCCTTCTCAACCTCCTGGTGTTGTTAGTGTTGGCGTTATGAATTCGGGAAGTGGGTCATCGAAGAATCTGCATTTTGGGGCACGTGTTAGTAGTAATGCGTCTGATCGTGCTAGTGATGATGGTGGTGATGATTCGGTGTCGGGGAGGAAAGTTAAGTTTTTGTGTAGTTTTGGGGGGAGGATAATGCCGAGGCCGAGTGATGGCGCATTGAGATATGTGGGTGGACAGACTAGGATTATTAGTGTTAGGAGGGAGGTGAGTTTTGCTGAACTGGTTCACAAAATAGTAGATACTTATGGGCAGGATGTGGTGATTAAGTACCAGTTGCCTGATGAGGATCTTGACGCGCTAGTGTCTGTTTCTTGTCCGGAAGATCTTGAAAATATGATGGATGAGTACGAAAAGTTGGTTGAAAGAGCGTCAGATGGGTCTGCTAAATTGAGGGTGTTCCTGTTTTCGGCTTCAGAGCTAGAATCGTCCGGTGTGGTGCAATTAAGAGATCTGCAAGATAGTGGACAGAGGtatgtcgaggcagtgaatgggATTGGTGATGGGTTTAGTGGTATTGGTATTACTAGGAAAGGGAGTACCGCTAGTGCTGGTTCCACCCAGAATTCAGAATTTAGTGGCTCTGAAGCTGTTGATAGCTTAGCCAATGGTCAAGGGGAGCTTAGAGGCATACCTGCTGTTGACGCACTATCACCTAGTGGGACTTCTGCTACCTCTCAAGAACCTGCTTATCGATTGGTGTATACAGATGCAAATCCTGCAACTCATGCCGATGCTCCTGTCACTCCAATGACCATTCCATTAGTCGTTCCCGGGCCAGTGCCAAGCTTATCTGCTCAGCCGGAGAATGCGTTAGAGAAATCTGTGCCTGTCGCTGCTGCACAGCAGCGACAGATGGGTTATGATATGCAGCAAACAGGAGTGACTTATCCAGGAACTACACCATATGTCCCGACTTATGTGGATCCTCAAAGGGAGAACCTAAACCGTGCAGATTATGTTCAAATACCTTCCCAGATGGGATTCCCGAGGCAGCTTTTGGGAACTGTTGGGCCAGTAATCAATCAGCAGCATATAATTGCTGGTGCTCCGACTCAGCAGTTTGTCCCTGCTCTTCACATGACAATGACTCCTTCCGCTCATGTCAGTATGAATCCTAATATGGTTCCTTCACTGATTCAGCCCCAACATGTTAGGTTTGAAAATTATCCTGCAGAAGGCACATTGGGGCCGAGAGTTGTGCATTTCCCTGTTGACCAAGGATATAGTGCTTATCAGCATCAGGTCCCTCCTGCAGCTTACGGATGGCACCAGATTCCGCAGTCTCAGCAGGCACCACTTTCTGAAGGCCAGGTGCCTCCACCACTGGTTACTGGTTCTGAGGCGTTATCTCGGTTTGATGACTGTCTAATGTGTCAAAAATCGCTGCCTCATGCACACTCAGATACAGTAGCAGTGGAACAAAGGGAGAGTCCTGCAAGCATAACATCTGATTTTAATTCAGTGTATCATAGCCTTAGATTGGATGAAAGGGGTCGGCCTATTCACCGAGCTGTTACAACCGGAACGTTAGGTGAGGGGGCTGTTGAACAACAAGGAGCTTCTGTTGGGCAAAGAATTGGGGGTCAAGGTGAGGTAGTTGGAGTCTCACAAAATGTTGATAAACAGTATGAATATGATAGGAACCTCCAAAAGCCTGAGTTTGTGCCAGAGCACCCAAAGGTGTCAGTTCCCCAAGGTATGATAGGGTTAACGGGTACGATGCAATCACCTTATGGAGTTTTTGTTGGTGCTGTTCCTCAACCGTACCATGTTAATGCCACTGAGCAGCTTATGGTTTCACCACAGTATCAGATTAAACAAGAAGTTGCTGTGAACAAACCAGTCATGCCTCTCCCAAAAGTTGGAGTTGTGCCTGGTCAAATAGTGGATAACTTATGTGGCGAATCTCCCAAAAACTATGGTGGAAACACTCCTGCCATGCCTCTAAAAGAAGATGATGTAGAGTCCTTAACGGCTTACAACCACTTGAGACAAATTGAAGGAAGAATGGAAAATCTCCTGATAAACCCCGCTGAAGTGTTAGCACCTAATGAGCAGAGTAAGCCAACTGTTGATAACTTTAGAAGGGAAGACATGTTGAATAACAGAGTTCAACAGTTTGGTGGGAGGGAAGGATATCCAGGTTTGGTTACAAGTTACGTGAATCCAAATGAAATACCAGCTTCTTCAAATGACGCTCCTTTCATGCATAACATTCGCGCCGCAGAAGGATATGAAGTCTCTTCCCATGTAACTGCCAATGCAACAGAAAGAACTCTAGCTATTGGTGAATGGAAAGATGGGCCCCAGCATTTCCAGCAAATGTTGAGTCCTACAACTACAGAAATGGCTGTACTCGATGGTACCCCACCATTTGTACAGGAAAGCTCAAATTCTTTATATAGCAACCAGGATCCTTGGAGTTTGCAACATGATGCCCATTTCCCTCCTCCTAAACCTAGTAAACTTCAGCTAAAAAAGGAAGCTGCTGGCACCAAGGATTACTCTGGCGAGAATCGTTTTGGCAATAACATTGAGTTGCCAACTGTTACTAAGGGGGGATTACAAACACAAATTCGGTTGGAAGATGGAGCTTGCCTGCCTTCAG GCTCAGCAGAGGAAATGATCAAGCGAGAACTTCAGGCTGTTGCCGAGGGTGTCGCCGCTTCTGTTCTTCAGTCATCAACTCCATCTAATGCTGACCTTTCCATATCTTCTACTCAACTGAATGCTGAATTTGAAAGCGCTGATGCCGGAAAGGACACCAAAGATAAATTTGAG GAAACTAAGACTCAATTTCCAGAGAGAGCAAATTTTGGATTTCCTGTTTCAGATGGCATTGGACGCTTGCAG ATTATAAAGAATAGTGACCTCGAGGAGATGCGAGAATTGGGTTCTGGTACATTTGGCACTGTTTATCATGGAAAGTGGAGGGGTACTGATGTTGCAATTAAAAGGATTAATGATAGGTGTTTTGCTGGGAAAGCTTCAGAACAAGAGCGCATG AGGGATGATTTCTGGAATGAGGCCATCAAACTCGCAGATTTGCACCATCCGAACGTTGTTGCATTCTATGGTGTTGTGCTAGATGGTCCAGGTGGCTCAGTGGCAACTGTTACAGAATATATGGTTAACGGGTCCTTGAGAAATGCTTTACAGAAGAATGAGAG GAATCTGGATAAGCGGAAACGCCTCGTTATCGCGATGGATGTTGCATTTGGAATGGAGTATTTGCATGGGAAGAATATAGTGCACTTTGACTTGAAAAGTGACAATCTGTTGGTTAATCTCCGTGATCCCCACCGTCCAATATGCAAG GTTGGTGATTTGGGGCTATCCAAAGTGAAGTGTCAAACACTAATATCAGGCGGTGTACGCGGAACTCTTCCCTGGATGGCACCAGAACTTCTAAATGGGAGCAGTAGTCTTGTCTCTGAGAAG GTTGATGTATTTTCCTTTGGAATTGTGATGTGGGAACTTCTTACGGGAGAAGAACCATATGCCGAGTTGCACTATGGAGCTATCATTG GTGGTATCGTGAGTAATACATTGCGGCCGCCTGTGCCGGAATCCTGTGATGCGGATTGGAGGATACTCATGGAGAGGTGTTGGTCAGCTGAACCGTCGGAAAGGCCTAGCTTTACTGAGATTGCCAATGATCTGAGAGTGATGCAATCTAAGCTCCCTCCCAAAGGACAAAACCAACAATCACCTCCTTCAGCAAATACCAACCAAGCTAAAAGTTGA
- the LOC107823230 gene encoding RAF-like serine/threonine-protein kinase 20 isoform X1 has translation MAFDQNSIPKDLRPLNIVRTVPEDSGIASVTTSGRPVEGFYGNPTRDVGGSPGTIPGVYYPTTVADAGFVGLGFTNAGPGATGWVPQVVPSQPPGVVSVGVMNSGSGSSKNLHFGARVSSNASDRASDDGGDDSVSGRKVKFLCSFGGRIMPRPSDGALRYVGGQTRIISVRREVSFAELVHKIVDTYGQDVVIKYQLPDEDLDALVSVSCPEDLENMMDEYEKLVERASDGSAKLRVFLFSASELESSGVVQLRDLQDSGQRYVEAVNGIGDGFSGIGITRKGSTASAGSTQNSEFSGSEAVDSLANGQGELRGIPAVDALSPSGTSATSQEPAYRLVYTDANPATHADAPVTPMTIPLVVPGPVPSLSAQPENALEKSVPVAAAQQRQMGYDMQQTGVTYPGTTPYVPTYVDPQRENLNRADYVQIPSQMGFPRQLLGTVGPVINQQHIIAGAPTQQFVPALHMTMTPSAHVSMNPNMVPSLIQPQHVRFENYPAEGTLGPRVVHFPVDQGYSAYQHQVPPAAYGWHQIPQSQQAPLSEGQVPPPLVTGSEALSRFDDCLMCQKSLPHAHSDTVAVEQRESPASITSDFNSVYHSLRLDERGRPIHRAVTTGTLGEGAVEQQGASVGQRIGGQGEVVGVSQNVDKQYEYDRNLQKPEFVPEHPKVSVPQGMIGLTGTMQSPYGVFVGAVPQPYHVNATEQLMVSPQYQIKQEVAVNKPVMPLPKVGVVPGQIVDNLCGESPKNYGGNTPAMPLKEDDVESLTAYNHLRQIEGRMENLLINPAEVLAPNEQSKPTVDNFRREDMLNNRVQQFGGREGYPGLVTSYVNPNEIPASSNDAPFMHNIRAAEGYEVSSHVTANATERTLAIGEWKDGPQHFQQMLSPTTTEMAVLDGTPPFVQESSNSLYSNQDPWSLQHDAHFPPPKPSKLQLKKEAAGTKDYSGENRFGNNIELPTVTKGGLQTQIRLEDGACLPSGNTDFSSDQSRSKKGSAEEMIKRELQAVAEGVAASVLQSSTPSNADLSISSTQLNAEFESADAGKDTKDKFEETKTQFPERANFGFPVSDGIGRLQIIKNSDLEEMRELGSGTFGTVYHGKWRGTDVAIKRINDRCFAGKASEQERMRDDFWNEAIKLADLHHPNVVAFYGVVLDGPGGSVATVTEYMVNGSLRNALQKNERNLDKRKRLVIAMDVAFGMEYLHGKNIVHFDLKSDNLLVNLRDPHRPICKVGDLGLSKVKCQTLISGGVRGTLPWMAPELLNGSSSLVSEKVDVFSFGIVMWELLTGEEPYAELHYGAIIGGIVSNTLRPPVPESCDADWRILMERCWSAEPSERPSFTEIANDLRVMQSKLPPKGQNQQSPPSANTNQAKS, from the exons ATGGCTTTTGATCAGAATTCAATTCCTAAAGATTTGCGCCCGTTGAACATTGTTAGGACAGTGCCAGAAGACTCTGGCATTGCTTCTGTGACCACATCTGGTAGACCCGTTGAGGGGTTTTATGGTAACCCAACCCGGGATGTTGGAGGTAGTCCTGGAACTATACCTGGGGTTTATTACCCTACCACTGTAGCGGATGCTGGGTTTGTAGGATTAGGGTTTACCAATGCCGGCCCAGGAGCGACCGGTTGGGTCCCACAGGTTGTGCCTTCTCAACCTCCTGGTGTTGTTAGTGTTGGCGTTATGAATTCGGGAAGTGGGTCATCGAAGAATCTGCATTTTGGGGCACGTGTTAGTAGTAATGCGTCTGATCGTGCTAGTGATGATGGTGGTGATGATTCGGTGTCGGGGAGGAAAGTTAAGTTTTTGTGTAGTTTTGGGGGGAGGATAATGCCGAGGCCGAGTGATGGCGCATTGAGATATGTGGGTGGACAGACTAGGATTATTAGTGTTAGGAGGGAGGTGAGTTTTGCTGAACTGGTTCACAAAATAGTAGATACTTATGGGCAGGATGTGGTGATTAAGTACCAGTTGCCTGATGAGGATCTTGACGCGCTAGTGTCTGTTTCTTGTCCGGAAGATCTTGAAAATATGATGGATGAGTACGAAAAGTTGGTTGAAAGAGCGTCAGATGGGTCTGCTAAATTGAGGGTGTTCCTGTTTTCGGCTTCAGAGCTAGAATCGTCCGGTGTGGTGCAATTAAGAGATCTGCAAGATAGTGGACAGAGGtatgtcgaggcagtgaatgggATTGGTGATGGGTTTAGTGGTATTGGTATTACTAGGAAAGGGAGTACCGCTAGTGCTGGTTCCACCCAGAATTCAGAATTTAGTGGCTCTGAAGCTGTTGATAGCTTAGCCAATGGTCAAGGGGAGCTTAGAGGCATACCTGCTGTTGACGCACTATCACCTAGTGGGACTTCTGCTACCTCTCAAGAACCTGCTTATCGATTGGTGTATACAGATGCAAATCCTGCAACTCATGCCGATGCTCCTGTCACTCCAATGACCATTCCATTAGTCGTTCCCGGGCCAGTGCCAAGCTTATCTGCTCAGCCGGAGAATGCGTTAGAGAAATCTGTGCCTGTCGCTGCTGCACAGCAGCGACAGATGGGTTATGATATGCAGCAAACAGGAGTGACTTATCCAGGAACTACACCATATGTCCCGACTTATGTGGATCCTCAAAGGGAGAACCTAAACCGTGCAGATTATGTTCAAATACCTTCCCAGATGGGATTCCCGAGGCAGCTTTTGGGAACTGTTGGGCCAGTAATCAATCAGCAGCATATAATTGCTGGTGCTCCGACTCAGCAGTTTGTCCCTGCTCTTCACATGACAATGACTCCTTCCGCTCATGTCAGTATGAATCCTAATATGGTTCCTTCACTGATTCAGCCCCAACATGTTAGGTTTGAAAATTATCCTGCAGAAGGCACATTGGGGCCGAGAGTTGTGCATTTCCCTGTTGACCAAGGATATAGTGCTTATCAGCATCAGGTCCCTCCTGCAGCTTACGGATGGCACCAGATTCCGCAGTCTCAGCAGGCACCACTTTCTGAAGGCCAGGTGCCTCCACCACTGGTTACTGGTTCTGAGGCGTTATCTCGGTTTGATGACTGTCTAATGTGTCAAAAATCGCTGCCTCATGCACACTCAGATACAGTAGCAGTGGAACAAAGGGAGAGTCCTGCAAGCATAACATCTGATTTTAATTCAGTGTATCATAGCCTTAGATTGGATGAAAGGGGTCGGCCTATTCACCGAGCTGTTACAACCGGAACGTTAGGTGAGGGGGCTGTTGAACAACAAGGAGCTTCTGTTGGGCAAAGAATTGGGGGTCAAGGTGAGGTAGTTGGAGTCTCACAAAATGTTGATAAACAGTATGAATATGATAGGAACCTCCAAAAGCCTGAGTTTGTGCCAGAGCACCCAAAGGTGTCAGTTCCCCAAGGTATGATAGGGTTAACGGGTACGATGCAATCACCTTATGGAGTTTTTGTTGGTGCTGTTCCTCAACCGTACCATGTTAATGCCACTGAGCAGCTTATGGTTTCACCACAGTATCAGATTAAACAAGAAGTTGCTGTGAACAAACCAGTCATGCCTCTCCCAAAAGTTGGAGTTGTGCCTGGTCAAATAGTGGATAACTTATGTGGCGAATCTCCCAAAAACTATGGTGGAAACACTCCTGCCATGCCTCTAAAAGAAGATGATGTAGAGTCCTTAACGGCTTACAACCACTTGAGACAAATTGAAGGAAGAATGGAAAATCTCCTGATAAACCCCGCTGAAGTGTTAGCACCTAATGAGCAGAGTAAGCCAACTGTTGATAACTTTAGAAGGGAAGACATGTTGAATAACAGAGTTCAACAGTTTGGTGGGAGGGAAGGATATCCAGGTTTGGTTACAAGTTACGTGAATCCAAATGAAATACCAGCTTCTTCAAATGACGCTCCTTTCATGCATAACATTCGCGCCGCAGAAGGATATGAAGTCTCTTCCCATGTAACTGCCAATGCAACAGAAAGAACTCTAGCTATTGGTGAATGGAAAGATGGGCCCCAGCATTTCCAGCAAATGTTGAGTCCTACAACTACAGAAATGGCTGTACTCGATGGTACCCCACCATTTGTACAGGAAAGCTCAAATTCTTTATATAGCAACCAGGATCCTTGGAGTTTGCAACATGATGCCCATTTCCCTCCTCCTAAACCTAGTAAACTTCAGCTAAAAAAGGAAGCTGCTGGCACCAAGGATTACTCTGGCGAGAATCGTTTTGGCAATAACATTGAGTTGCCAACTGTTACTAAGGGGGGATTACAAACACAAATTCGGTTGGAAGATGGAGCTTGCCTGCCTTCAGGTAATACAGATTTCAGTTCAGATCAATCACGGTCCAAGAAAG GCTCAGCAGAGGAAATGATCAAGCGAGAACTTCAGGCTGTTGCCGAGGGTGTCGCCGCTTCTGTTCTTCAGTCATCAACTCCATCTAATGCTGACCTTTCCATATCTTCTACTCAACTGAATGCTGAATTTGAAAGCGCTGATGCCGGAAAGGACACCAAAGATAAATTTGAG GAAACTAAGACTCAATTTCCAGAGAGAGCAAATTTTGGATTTCCTGTTTCAGATGGCATTGGACGCTTGCAG ATTATAAAGAATAGTGACCTCGAGGAGATGCGAGAATTGGGTTCTGGTACATTTGGCACTGTTTATCATGGAAAGTGGAGGGGTACTGATGTTGCAATTAAAAGGATTAATGATAGGTGTTTTGCTGGGAAAGCTTCAGAACAAGAGCGCATG AGGGATGATTTCTGGAATGAGGCCATCAAACTCGCAGATTTGCACCATCCGAACGTTGTTGCATTCTATGGTGTTGTGCTAGATGGTCCAGGTGGCTCAGTGGCAACTGTTACAGAATATATGGTTAACGGGTCCTTGAGAAATGCTTTACAGAAGAATGAGAG GAATCTGGATAAGCGGAAACGCCTCGTTATCGCGATGGATGTTGCATTTGGAATGGAGTATTTGCATGGGAAGAATATAGTGCACTTTGACTTGAAAAGTGACAATCTGTTGGTTAATCTCCGTGATCCCCACCGTCCAATATGCAAG GTTGGTGATTTGGGGCTATCCAAAGTGAAGTGTCAAACACTAATATCAGGCGGTGTACGCGGAACTCTTCCCTGGATGGCACCAGAACTTCTAAATGGGAGCAGTAGTCTTGTCTCTGAGAAG GTTGATGTATTTTCCTTTGGAATTGTGATGTGGGAACTTCTTACGGGAGAAGAACCATATGCCGAGTTGCACTATGGAGCTATCATTG GTGGTATCGTGAGTAATACATTGCGGCCGCCTGTGCCGGAATCCTGTGATGCGGATTGGAGGATACTCATGGAGAGGTGTTGGTCAGCTGAACCGTCGGAAAGGCCTAGCTTTACTGAGATTGCCAATGATCTGAGAGTGATGCAATCTAAGCTCCCTCCCAAAGGACAAAACCAACAATCACCTCCTTCAGCAAATACCAACCAAGCTAAAAGTTGA